In the Sarcophilus harrisii chromosome 3, mSarHar1.11, whole genome shotgun sequence genome, one interval contains:
- the LOC105750197 gene encoding platelet glycoprotein VI-like isoform X3, whose protein sequence is MSPALSALLCLGLCLGHRMRAQADKLPRPSLRTENGSLAPQGRRVTLRCQGSPGAAEYLLAKDLGSVYQRIGSELPRKDEVEFSIPSMTMYHAGTYSCCYRKGSHWSEHSEPLELVATGIYRSPSLSAWPNSTVAPGHNVTLQCYSQLSHDRSALYKDGEQVTQAPAQPHARGSQANFSIPAVNSTHGGTYRCYSFWSRFPHQWSAPSDPLELRVTETNTGSSGDQNWLFGLSKKHGSILLGVSALLILLFLLLLLLLCCRRCWTKISNGSRGAEAKKTPKSSDPAATPMEETLYAAVEDGSRTEAGPEDTAAPPGEDPRQVTYAQLNLGSLRAGAQEPPPSARAEPSLYAALR, encoded by the exons ATGAGCCCCGCCCTCTCTGCCCTGCTGTGCCTCG GGCTGTGTCTGGGCCACAGGATGAGGGCGCAGGCAG ACAAGCTCCCCAGACCCTCCCTCAGGACAGAGAATGGGTCACTGGCGCCCCAAGGTCGAAGGGTGACATTGAGGTGCCAGGGGTCACCGGGGGCTGCTGAATACTTACTGGCAAAAGATCTGGGATCTGTATACCAACGTATTGGCTCCGAGCTGCCACGGAAAGATGAGGTTGAGTTTTCCATCCCATCAATGACAATGTATCACGCAGGGACCTACTCCTGCTGCTACAGAAAAGGATCCCACTGGTCAGAGCACAGTGAGCCCCTGGAGCTGGTGGCCACGG GTATATACCGTTCACCCTCCCTCTCGGCCTGGCCCAACTCCACGGTGGCCCCAGGACACAATGTGACCCTTCAGTGCTATTCCCAGCTGTCCCATGACCGCTCTGCCCTGTACAAGGATGGAGAACAGGTCACCCAGGCCCCGGCCCAGCCCCATGCTCGGGGCTCTCAGGCCAATTTCTCCATCCCTGCTGTGAACTCCACTCACGGAGGGACGTACCGATGCTACAGCTTTTGGAGTCGCTTCCCCCATCAGTGGTCAGCCCCCAGCGACCCCCTGGAGCTCAGGGTCACAG AGACAAACACTGGGAGCTCTGGAGACCAGAACTGGCTGTTTG GTCTCTCTAAAAAACATGGGAGCATCTTGCTGGGCGTCTCGGCGCTGCTcatcctgctcttcctcctcctcctcctcctcctctgctgTCGCCGCTGTTGGACCAAGATCA GCAACGGGAGCAGAGGGGCGGAGGCCAAGAAGACCCCCAAGAG CTCAGACCCCGCTGCGACCCCCATGGAGGAGACGCTGT ACGCTGCTGTGGAGGACGGCAGCCGGACAGAGGCCGGACCGGAGGACACAGCC GCGCCCCCCGGGGAGGACCCTCGGCAAGTGACGTACGCCCAGCTGAACCTCGGCAGTCTCAGGGCGGGGGCCCAGGAGCCTCCCCCTTCGGCCCGGGCGGAGCCCAGCCTGTACGCCGCCCTGCGCTGA
- the LOC105750197 gene encoding platelet glycoprotein VI-like isoform X1: MSPALSALLCLGLCLGHRMRAQADKLPRPSLRTENGSLAPQGRRVTLRCQGSPGAAEYLLAKDLGSVYQRIGSELPRKDEVEFSIPSMTMYHAGTYSCCYRKGSHWSEHSEPLELVATGIYRSPSLSAWPNSTVAPGHNVTLQCYSQLSHDRSALYKDGEQVTQAPAQPHARGSQANFSIPAVNSTHGGTYRCYSFWSRFPHQWSAPSDPLELRVTETNTGSSGDQNWLFGLSKKHGSILLGVSALLILLFLLLLLLLCCRRCWTKISEFLGPGAAGPEPRGRLTPTLPTGNGSRGAEAKKTPKSSDPAATPMEETLYAAVEDGSRTEAGPEDTAAPPGEDPRQVTYAQLNLGSLRAGAQEPPPSARAEPSLYAALR; the protein is encoded by the exons ATGAGCCCCGCCCTCTCTGCCCTGCTGTGCCTCG GGCTGTGTCTGGGCCACAGGATGAGGGCGCAGGCAG ACAAGCTCCCCAGACCCTCCCTCAGGACAGAGAATGGGTCACTGGCGCCCCAAGGTCGAAGGGTGACATTGAGGTGCCAGGGGTCACCGGGGGCTGCTGAATACTTACTGGCAAAAGATCTGGGATCTGTATACCAACGTATTGGCTCCGAGCTGCCACGGAAAGATGAGGTTGAGTTTTCCATCCCATCAATGACAATGTATCACGCAGGGACCTACTCCTGCTGCTACAGAAAAGGATCCCACTGGTCAGAGCACAGTGAGCCCCTGGAGCTGGTGGCCACGG GTATATACCGTTCACCCTCCCTCTCGGCCTGGCCCAACTCCACGGTGGCCCCAGGACACAATGTGACCCTTCAGTGCTATTCCCAGCTGTCCCATGACCGCTCTGCCCTGTACAAGGATGGAGAACAGGTCACCCAGGCCCCGGCCCAGCCCCATGCTCGGGGCTCTCAGGCCAATTTCTCCATCCCTGCTGTGAACTCCACTCACGGAGGGACGTACCGATGCTACAGCTTTTGGAGTCGCTTCCCCCATCAGTGGTCAGCCCCCAGCGACCCCCTGGAGCTCAGGGTCACAG AGACAAACACTGGGAGCTCTGGAGACCAGAACTGGCTGTTTG GTCTCTCTAAAAAACATGGGAGCATCTTGCTGGGCGTCTCGGCGCTGCTcatcctgctcttcctcctcctcctcctcctcctctgctgTCGCCGCTGTTGGACCAAGATCAGTGAGTTCTTGGGGCCGGGGGCGGCGGGGCCTGAGCCCCGGGGAAGGCTGACCCCGACTCTCCCCACAGGCAACGGGAGCAGAGGGGCGGAGGCCAAGAAGACCCCCAAGAG CTCAGACCCCGCTGCGACCCCCATGGAGGAGACGCTGT ACGCTGCTGTGGAGGACGGCAGCCGGACAGAGGCCGGACCGGAGGACACAGCC GCGCCCCCCGGGGAGGACCCTCGGCAAGTGACGTACGCCCAGCTGAACCTCGGCAGTCTCAGGGCGGGGGCCCAGGAGCCTCCCCCTTCGGCCCGGGCGGAGCCCAGCCTGTACGCCGCCCTGCGCTGA
- the LOC105749958 gene encoding leukocyte immunoglobulin-like receptor subfamily B member 2, translating into MHTHAHFTDGKRRPLQVLKLRTGCLVSNWRIHNREDGETELDAQSGLSKKNASILLGVSALLILLFLFLLLFCCRRHRARISNGSRGAEVKKTSKSSYSASIPTEETLYIAVEDGRQTEEATQEDTAVPKGEDPQQVTYAQLNLCSLRAGTNNSPSSKPVEPSLYATLR; encoded by the exons ATGCATACAcatgcccatttcacagatggaaaa AGAAGGCCACTTCAAGTCCTGAAACTGAGAACTGGCTGTTTGGTGAGCAATTGGAGGATTCACAATAGAGAAGATGGGGAAACAGAGCTGGATGCCCAATCAG gtctctctaagaaaaatgcaagcatCTTGCTGGGCGTCTCAGCACTGCTCATcctgctcttcctcttcctcctcctcttctgctGTCGCCGCCATCGGGCCAGAATCA GCAATGGGAGCAGAGGAGCAGAGGTCAAGAAAACCTCCAAGAG CTCATACTCAGCTTCAATCCCCACGGAGGAGACCTTGT ACATTGCTGTTGAGGAtggcagacagacagaggaggCCACACAGGAGGACACTGCT GTTCCcaaaggggaagaccctcagcaAGTGACCTACGCTCAGCTGAACCTCTGCAGTCTCAGGGCTGGGACCAATAACTCTCCCTCCTCTAAACCAGTGGAGCCCAGCCTCTATGCTACCCTTCGGTGA
- the LOC116422931 gene encoding leukocyte immunoglobulin-like receptor subfamily A member 6 isoform X2, which produces MKSVTLICLGPWEADEYGLVKTQGLRRKKIMRVKPSGREGKFHISSVTLDQAGIYSCRYRKVFLWSEFSDPLELVVTGLYDPPSLSATPSSTVASGQNVSLQCGSELWFDMYALYKDGEQLTQGKAQPHEGRFQTTFHFSLMTSAYGGTYQCYAFLRDSPYLWSAPSDPLELKVTGTVPPSPENLLFGPAAQDYTVGNIIRLSLAGLVLVLLGLLLAEAWNGCRGCPGGAPPSSDRGEGGAGGAVKV; this is translated from the exons ATGAAAAGTGTGACCCTCATATGCCTGGGACCATGGGAGGCTGATGAGTATGGCCTGGTGAAAACTCAAGGGCTTAGAAGGAAAAAGATCATGAGGGTGAAACCATCTGGGAGGGAGGGCAAATTTCACATCTCATCAGTGACCTTGGACCAGGCAGGAATCTACTCCTGCCGCTACAGAAAAGTATTCCTCTGGTCAGAGTTCAGTGACCCCCTGGAGCTGGTGGTCACAG GTCTCTATGACCCACCCTCCCTCTCAGCCACGCCCAGCTCCACGGTGGCCTCAGGACAGAACGTGAGCCTCCAGTGTGGGTCAGAGCTATGGTTCGACATGTACGCCCTGTATAAAGATGGAGAACAGCTGACCCAAGGCAAGGCACAGCCCCATGAAGGGAGATTCCAAACCACCTTCCACTTCTCTCTTATGACATCTGCCTATGGAGGGACTTACCAATGCTACGCCTTTCTCAGGGACTCCCCCTACCTGTGGTCAGCTCCCAGTGACCCCCTGGAGCTCAAGGTCACAG GGACAGTCCCTCCAAGCCCTGAGAACTTGCTGTTTG GTCCTGcagcccaggattacacagtggGCAACATCATCCGCCTCAGTCTGGCCGGGCTGGTGCTCGTCCTCCTGGGGCTCCTGCTGGCTGAAGCCTGGAATGGCTGCAGGGGATGCCCAGGGGGAGCTCCCCCATCTTCTGACAGAGGGGAAGGTGGAGCTGGGGGGGCAGTGAAGGTATAG
- the LOC116422931 gene encoding platelet glycoprotein VI-like isoform X1: MTPILSALLSLGLCLGHRIKTQVDALPRPSLVAENGSLVLLMKSVTLICLGPWEADEYGLVKTQGLRRKKIMRVKPSGREGKFHISSVTLDQAGIYSCRYRKVFLWSEFSDPLELVVTGLYDPPSLSATPSSTVASGQNVSLQCGSELWFDMYALYKDGEQLTQGKAQPHEGRFQTTFHFSLMTSAYGGTYQCYAFLRDSPYLWSAPSDPLELKVTGTVPPSPENLLFGPAAQDYTVGNIIRLSLAGLVLVLLGLLLAEAWNGCRGCPGGAPPSSDRGEGGAGGAVKV; this comes from the exons ATGACCCCCATTCTCTCTGCCCTGCTGAGCCTTG GACTGTGTCTGGGCCACAGGATAAAGACACAGGTAG ACGCACTCCCCAGACCCTCCCTCGTGGCAGAGAATGGTTCTTTGGTGCTCCTAATGAAAAGTGTGACCCTCATATGCCTGGGACCATGGGAGGCTGATGAGTATGGCCTGGTGAAAACTCAAGGGCTTAGAAGGAAAAAGATCATGAGGGTGAAACCATCTGGGAGGGAGGGCAAATTTCACATCTCATCAGTGACCTTGGACCAGGCAGGAATCTACTCCTGCCGCTACAGAAAAGTATTCCTCTGGTCAGAGTTCAGTGACCCCCTGGAGCTGGTGGTCACAG GTCTCTATGACCCACCCTCCCTCTCAGCCACGCCCAGCTCCACGGTGGCCTCAGGACAGAACGTGAGCCTCCAGTGTGGGTCAGAGCTATGGTTCGACATGTACGCCCTGTATAAAGATGGAGAACAGCTGACCCAAGGCAAGGCACAGCCCCATGAAGGGAGATTCCAAACCACCTTCCACTTCTCTCTTATGACATCTGCCTATGGAGGGACTTACCAATGCTACGCCTTTCTCAGGGACTCCCCCTACCTGTGGTCAGCTCCCAGTGACCCCCTGGAGCTCAAGGTCACAG GGACAGTCCCTCCAAGCCCTGAGAACTTGCTGTTTG GTCCTGcagcccaggattacacagtggGCAACATCATCCGCCTCAGTCTGGCCGGGCTGGTGCTCGTCCTCCTGGGGCTCCTGCTGGCTGAAGCCTGGAATGGCTGCAGGGGATGCCCAGGGGGAGCTCCCCCATCTTCTGACAGAGGGGAAGGTGGAGCTGGGGGGGCAGTGAAGGTATAG